The following is a genomic window from Malus sylvestris chromosome 12, drMalSylv7.2, whole genome shotgun sequence.
GAATGATTCTGCTAAtttagagacattcaacaatgAGAAATACCGGTTTTGGGCAGCGATTAACGGCCTTTCCTGCAACATATCATTGCCAGATCCTGACATGTATATTGATGACATAGATTGGAACTCCAGTATTGATCCTGAACTGATTTTGGACTTGGAAAGGGAACCTGAACCCTCCAATGATGAGAGCCAAGATAAAGGTGTCACTGTTGGTAATCCTCTCCTTTTAGATCAGTCGCTTGCATGCATTGGATGGGGCGATGCTGAAGATGacctaaaaaataatgaaaatcctGCAAACTGGGGTAGTGGATGGGGCGCTGCTGAAGAagacttaaaaaataaagaaaatcctGCAAACTGGGGTTGTGGATGGGGCGACGCTGAAGTAGActtcaaaaataaagaaaatcctGCAAACTGGGGTAGTGGATGGGGCATTGCTGAAGAAGACTTCAAAAGTATACAGAATCATGCAAACTGGGGTTATGGATGGGGCATTGCTGAAGAAGACTTCAAAAGTAATCAGAATCATGCAAACTGGGGTTATGGATGGAGCAATGCTGAAGTAGActtcaaaaataaagaaaatcctGAAAACTGGGGTTGTGGATGGAATGCGGATAATAAAGAAAATCCACGGAGACCTGATTCTACTCAGACTCAGAGCAAAGCAGCTGTAGGAGGATGGGATAACAGTTGGAACAACAATTGGGATAATAACTTAAGCAAGTGGAAGAACAATATCGACGCTTCAAAGAACATGCATTATGGAAGAGCTGATGGAGCTTCATGGGGAAATTCAAATGGAAATggaaggaagaaagatggaggTAGTTGGTACAACTCAAGGCATAAGACCTCGAGAGTACAAGGTGACTATTACCAGAAAAACGAAGGGTGGAGGAACGGAGGGAGAAGGAACAACAGAGATCATGTCGGTTACGAGAACCTGGCTTGAGGGGGTAAAACTCGGAAATGTAAGCTAATCTGGGACTCGAATGGGTGAGAAACCAGTTTTGCGAGTGTCTCGAGTATGTGATTTATGTTGtagttttgttttgtcttttgtTGGCTTTGGCTGTTTTGGGCAGAGTATATAGTAGGTGGGGGTAGTAAAAATGTGAAGTGTAATCGGCAAGGTCGTATCTATTCTATTCATTCAGTTTGTATGTGTTGCATTTGTGCAATCTATATGTTGAAATAAAAACCTCACCTAAGGTTTCTTAGCAGGCGCTGAAAATTGGTTGAGATGTATATCTCAGGTCATATGTTTGTTGATTGTCTCAGCAATTGTAAATTGAAGGTCAGAATATCAAAGAGACAGAGAGGCATTCTGTTTTTGGCCGATATttccttttcttggttagtGTTCAGAGAGTGGGATAATGACTTACATGGAACAGGTTTTCCACCACCGGGCGTCCCTATTCAATAAGCAATGAGGTCCACTGTGGCTTCCTACTCTAATAATGTCATGCCGTGTGTAAGTTATTCTTGACACGACATGATGTTATTGGACCGTGATTCCACGTGCCGGTAAATCCGTTTCATGCAAGTTGTTCTATACAACAATGATGTTTTGAAAAATACACTGTAAATATGCAGACTTGTTATATCGAATTCATTATAACAATTgtatttgtttttgggtttaccttttagggttttagggttattGAAAGGCAGGTTTATGGTTTTGATATTAATGGCGACAACTGGTATAAGTTGGGTTGTATAGTTAATTACAAATTATAATTCCACAAAACCCTCTTACCTCCGGCCTAAGTGACCAGGAGCTTTGGTACCCTACTATGTGTTGACTTACTTTTGGACCTCAACAACTTTCATGATGGTGTCCCGGAATATCCTATATTTCATGACTTTTAGGGTTTGTTCCTAGTAGCGAGTTCCTGGTTTGGATCCTAGGCCCCCAAGAAATCAGTCCTCGATCGATTGTCGAGCCCTAGGTTTGTGTCACATAATCCAATCCCAATTTAGAAGCATAAAGCCCAAGTCGGGTCTCAAATCCTCAAGTTCGAGAGTGGAAGCTACGCGGTGAACTTTGCAAATGAGATTTTTCTAAGGAGCTAGTCAAGCCTAAAAGAGTTTGGGATTGTCGTATTTTTATGAAAAACTGCTTTTGTTGAACTTTAAAAATAATCAAttgcaaattaaaatatttGAGCGTTTGattaattgtatttttaaaagtgttgtgaGTATGCAAAACAGTGTAAAATTATTTGGTAAATTTTAATACAAAAGTGATATAATAGTATATAATGACAAAAATGGACAGGATAATGGGGGTGATGATGACGATAATGGTGGCGAAGGCAATGATTGTGATGGTAGTGCCAATAAAAGGGTGTGATGGTTGGGTTGCAGAGGTAACAATGGTGGTAGAAGCGGTGACAACGACGATGGTGGCGGTTGTGATGGCAATGGTAGTAGTTGTGTTtatagtggtggtggtggaggtgcTGGCGATAACGGCAATGATGATAGTTGCAGTTGTGGTTGTGGGAGTAGTGATTGCAGTTATGGTTGCGGTGGCGGTTCATAGTAGTAATGTTCACAACAATGATGGTGGTAATGACAATAATGGTGTAAGAGGTTAGGGTTTGTGGTAGGTGGTGGCGATcattttgttctccaaaaataaaataaaatgtgttTGGAAGAATAAATAatgttaattttaaaaattaatgagGGTATTACAAGAATTGAAAATATTCATCAAAAGTTCAACTCCGCTTTTTATTAAAGCATCTTTTAAAAGCAACCTACGTACATACTGTTTTTAAAAACTGATGTCTGGAGAccattgcttttaaaataagcatgatattttatttttaccaaacatttttttattgtttaactTTTAAGTGAAACAGTTTTTGGTGATAAAAAGCATTACTGAACGAGGCCCTAGTTTGGCTCAAATTCAAAAACCAAGCCAAACTTAAACATTAGTATATTCAACTCGTAAAGCTTGTGAGCAATTCGAAAATTACATGTCCTCAACTCTTGCTTAACTGTGTTGtaagaataatatatatttgagtaaattacattttacccccttaggtttgaggtcgatttcaattccttacaacattttaaaaacatttcaatttaatacatttacttatcattttatttcaatttcatacatccgttagaaaatctattaagtaaaccgttaagtgatgacgtggcaaataTGGGATCCACATTTATGTTGACGTGATTGCCatatttgtgccacgtggcaaaaaaaattatgcatttaaaatataataatatttaccctatttataaaaaatataaaaataaaaaataaaaaccaaacaaacccaaaaaccccCGAGCCACTTCTCCACTCCTCCCTCTTCACCTCCCATCCCTTACAAACCATCACCCTCACCCTTCGTCTCCAGTTCACCTGCATCCTGCCGCCGCCGTCTTCCTCCTTAAACCCCCAGCAGCAACCACCACCACTACTACCCAACGACGTGTTCATACTCCTCCTCCTCAACTCAAACATAATGaagcaacaaaaacaaaaatcccaTATGAAGCAATTTATTAGAATATGAAGGCAATCTGCTTTGTTTATCCAAATCCATCAAACAAAGCAAAAGCAACACCAATTTCAcatctttacaaaaaaattcaGAAACCCCAACAACCTTAAACCCCTAATTTATCAAATTTCACCATGAACGGATCGAGATGTGGGGGGGGTTCAAAAGATGCAGCCTTGGGTTTGACGGTTCAGAGTTTTCAAATGGCGACAACAATGGTAGCCATTTGCATGGGCGAGCTTCCAGTGCATGAGGTCGGAGAGCTCGGCTCAAGTTCATGGTGGTGGATTTAGGGTGGGAAGAAGAgagtgtgaattttttttttccggttgGGCTAGGGTGGTGGTGGGTCGAATTCATTGGGGTCAGGGGGTGAAGAGGGAGGAGATGGAGAAGTGGGTCGGGAGGTTTCTGGGTTTGTAtggttggttttttattttttttaatagggtaattattattatattttaaatttataaaaaattattttgttgtcACGTGTTACAAATGTgtcagccacatcagcacaaatgtggatcctatatttgccacgtcatcacttaatggTTTAAGTAacagattttctaacggatgtatgaaattgaaataaaatgataagtagatgtatgaaattgaaatgttttaaagatgttataaggaattgaaatcgaccATAAACTTGAGGAGGTagaatgtaatttaccctatatattttttatttcttgtctAATGCTATTTGGAGGCCCAAATCAAGCTAACTCAATTAACATAACAAGTTGTCGCTTAAAAACCCTAGAACATACtacaaatttcaaaagccaaagtACTATGGCTAAATTGTTCATTTGTTCCTAGTGCTAAACTGCTAGTGCCTACTTAAAAATGTTATAGAGATAAGATACCATTCTATCACGCCCCACATTCGAGATTGGTAgaaaaattaagggaactttaacgaaaagctcccggtactgttcactttaacgaaaaaccacatttttacactaaaaagtcaatcctggtactattcactttaccctttattttgtccttatcgttaaaactcaaagttttcaagctcttttcattagttttcctaaaaatattAATCTGCACCCGATGCacgaataaaataaaaaaaataaaaaatcaaacaatCTTATTCACAGAACCTAAAAACCTTAGCGTATAAAGTTGATAATAAAACTCCCAACATTCTCGTCTAACACAA
Proteins encoded in this region:
- the LOC126593804 gene encoding uncharacterized protein LOC126593804, which codes for MSWRRKQVDAYSPHNPRTKLQSREPQHHQDCWQLGAPYWEKQFCLIVGSVPWRRVVETKKDMHLYESIVQWNDSANLETFNNEKYRFWAAINGLSCNISLPDPDMYIDDIDWNSSIDPELILDLEREPEPSNDESQDKGVTVGNPLLLDQSLACIGWGDAEDDLKNNENPANWGSGWGAAEEDLKNKENPANWGCGWGDAEVDFKNKENPANWGSGWGIAEEDFKSIQNHANWGYGWGIAEEDFKSNQNHANWGYGWSNAEVDFKNKENPENWGCGWNADNKENPRRPDSTQTQSKAAVGGWDNSWNNNWDNNLSKWKNNIDASKNMHYGRADGASWGNSNGNGRKKDGGSWYNSRHKTSRVQGDYYQKNEGWRNGGRRNNRDHVGYENLA